Proteins from a single region of Candidatus Eisenbacteria bacterium:
- a CDS encoding tetratricopeptide repeat protein: MKRAALRLALLVSVCVGVSGVAIAAPAATPWKPAATAARPGVPGVDPEQLVRDIQASEEQGLWRIAADKLQLLRSGVPADPDLDLWLAWYEARAGRPDSAQVLLDNPVLMKAANDSLPMSRWQEYPWKHSGAWGTGRFEGWHWYVWRTRLELAAARGDWNAALAAARRSTSIREVFAHDWWLRGLCAAQLGKWDEARESATRAMALDPILPEAKFLSGYLAWRDGRREVAVERFTAALAIDTTYHDAGLALIGVRRRGSKPPAMPTAMLSGLRRAALLISPEGPKMETFQQFDLSPNIVGRVDLPMLAATGKTEGAPVRIFISLLLDAEGDVALVDVPHYLPSQLDPARVAQVIAKMRDWDFSPAIRNGEPRPAWASQDFTFQP, encoded by the coding sequence GTGAAGCGAGCAGCGTTGCGGCTCGCCTTGCTCGTGAGCGTGTGCGTGGGCGTGAGCGGTGTCGCGATCGCCGCGCCGGCCGCGACCCCGTGGAAGCCGGCAGCGACAGCCGCCAGGCCTGGAGTACCGGGCGTCGATCCCGAGCAGCTGGTGCGCGACATTCAGGCCAGCGAAGAGCAAGGCCTGTGGCGGATCGCCGCCGACAAGCTGCAGCTGTTGCGCTCGGGCGTGCCGGCGGACCCCGATCTCGATCTGTGGCTCGCGTGGTACGAGGCGCGCGCAGGGCGCCCCGATTCGGCGCAGGTGCTGCTCGACAACCCGGTGCTCATGAAGGCGGCGAACGACAGCCTGCCGATGTCTCGCTGGCAGGAGTATCCGTGGAAGCACTCGGGCGCCTGGGGCACCGGCCGCTTCGAGGGCTGGCACTGGTACGTGTGGCGCACGCGGCTCGAACTGGCGGCCGCACGCGGCGACTGGAACGCAGCACTCGCCGCGGCACGGCGCTCGACTTCGATTCGCGAAGTGTTCGCGCACGACTGGTGGTTGCGCGGTTTGTGCGCGGCGCAGCTCGGCAAGTGGGACGAAGCGCGCGAGTCGGCGACGCGTGCGATGGCGCTCGACCCGATCCTGCCCGAAGCGAAGTTCCTGTCGGGCTATCTCGCGTGGCGAGACGGCAGGCGCGAGGTCGCGGTCGAACGTTTCACCGCCGCCCTGGCGATCGACACGACCTATCACGATGCGGGGCTCGCACTGATCGGCGTGCGCCGGCGCGGCAGCAAGCCGCCGGCGATGCCGACCGCGATGCTCTCGGGACTGAGGCGCGCAGCGCTGCTGATCAGCCCCGAGGGGCCCAAGATGGAGACCTTCCAGCAGTTCGACCTGTCGCCGAACATCGTGGGCCGCGTCGATCTGCCGATGCTCGCGGCGACCGGCAAGACCGAGGGTGCTCCGGTGCGCATCTTCATCTCGCTGCTGCTCGATGCCGAAGGCGACGTGGCGCTGGTCGACGTGCCGCACTATCTTCCGTCGCAGCTCGACCCCGCACGGGTCGCTCAAGTG